A DNA window from Anas acuta chromosome 4, bAnaAcu1.1, whole genome shotgun sequence contains the following coding sequences:
- the RAB33B gene encoding ras-related protein Rab-33B isoform X2, translating into MMAAAAELESSLELSLPGSGSLPPARSRIFKIIVIGDSNVGKTCLTYRFCAGRFPQRTEATIGVDFRERAVTIDGERIKIQLWDTAGQERFRKSMVQHYYRNVHAVVFVYDMTNIASFHSLPSWIEECKQHLLANDIPRILVGNKCDLRSAIQNM; encoded by the exons AtgatggcggcggcggccgagCTGGAGTCGTCGCTGGAGCTGAGCCTGCCGGGCAGCGGCAGCCTGCCCCCGGCGCGCTCCCGCATCTTCAAGATCATCGTCATCGGCGACTCCAACGTGGGCAAGACGTGCCTCACCTACCGCTTCTGCGCCGGCCGCTTCCCGCAGCGCACCGAGGCCACCATCGGCGTGGACTTCCGCGAGCGGGCCGTCACCATCGACGGCGAGCGCATCAAG ATCCAGCTATGGGATACAGCAGGCCAGGAGCGCTTCAGAAAGAGCATGGTGCAGCACTATTACAGGAACGTACACGCTGTCGTGTTTGTGTATGATATGACAAACATTGCCAGTTTTCACAGTCTGCCATCATGGATAGAAGAATGCAAACAACACCTCCTTGCCAACGATATACCACGGATTCTTGTTGGAAATAAATGTGACCTGAGAAGTGCTATTCAG AATATGTGA
- the LOC137856001 gene encoding uncharacterized protein → MSRCRRSGDRYRYLVFWQRPMVPLGLLQLALSALCVVSGFVDGVFRTESALGRTRAPVWAGMVMGVPGVLALFSSQRKNPVLVNVLIAASIISCVAILIVIAYGSLTLGYGEEEDLSLHPAHVIHAKFVLSKVVKGASITMLIASICSTVVVTIIAYLGCRSLPCCACYDSVTGMEWLQPNEDQNQALEMVCAVQSPGDRIFNFPDRFPVQDVDTEEDTSKPPPYIRMT, encoded by the exons ATGTCTCGGTGCCGGCGCTCCGGGGATCGGTACCGGTACCTGGTGTTCTGGCAGCGCCCCATGGTGccgctggggctgctgcagctggcgCTCAGCGCCCTCTGCGTCGTCAGCGGCTTCGTGGACGGCGTCTTCAGGACCGAGTCCGCGCTGGGCAGGACCAGAGCCCCGGTGTGGGCCGGCATG GTCATGGGAGTCCCAGGCGTCctggctttgttttcctctcagaGAAAGAACCCCGTTCTC GTGAACGTGCTGATAGCTGCATCTATAATCTCTTGTGTTGCCATCCTCATTGTGATAGCTTATGGCTCCCTGACACTGGGCTATGGGGAAGAGGAGGACCTAAGCTTGCACCCAGCCCACGTTATCCACGCG AAGTTCGTACTTAGCAAAGTTGTCAAGGGTGCTAGCATCACGATGCTCATTGCATCGATCTGCAGTACTGTCGTCGTGACGATTATTGCTTACTTGGGATGCCGAAGTCTTCCGTGCTGCGCGTGCTACGATAGCGTAACTGGAATG GAATGGTTGCAACCTAATGAGGACCAGAATCAGGCTCTGGAGATGGTTTGCGCTGTACAAA GTCCGGGAGACAGAATTTTCAATTTCCCAGATCGGTTTCCAGTCCAGGACGTTGACACAGAGGAAGACACATCCAAACCTCCACCATACATCAGAATGACTTGA
- the RAB33B gene encoding ras-related protein Rab-33B isoform X1, producing MMAAAAELESSLELSLPGSGSLPPARSRIFKIIVIGDSNVGKTCLTYRFCAGRFPQRTEATIGVDFRERAVTIDGERIKIQLWDTAGQERFRKSMVQHYYRNVHAVVFVYDMTNIASFHSLPSWIEECKQHLLANDIPRILVGNKCDLRSAIQVPTDLAQKFADTHSMPLFETSAKNPNDNDHVEAIFMTLAHKLKSHKPLMLSQPPDRDQIHIKPEPKPAMTCWC from the exons AtgatggcggcggcggccgagCTGGAGTCGTCGCTGGAGCTGAGCCTGCCGGGCAGCGGCAGCCTGCCCCCGGCGCGCTCCCGCATCTTCAAGATCATCGTCATCGGCGACTCCAACGTGGGCAAGACGTGCCTCACCTACCGCTTCTGCGCCGGCCGCTTCCCGCAGCGCACCGAGGCCACCATCGGCGTGGACTTCCGCGAGCGGGCCGTCACCATCGACGGCGAGCGCATCAAG ATCCAGCTATGGGATACAGCAGGCCAGGAGCGCTTCAGAAAGAGCATGGTGCAGCACTATTACAGGAACGTACACGCTGTCGTGTTTGTGTATGATATGACAAACATTGCCAGTTTTCACAGTCTGCCATCATGGATAGAAGAATGCAAACAACACCTCCTTGCCAACGATATACCACGGATTCTTGTTGGAAATAAATGTGACCTGAGAAGTGCTATTCAGGTACCTACGGACTTGGCCCAGAAGTTTGCTGATACTCACAGTATGCCGTTATTTGAAACCTCTGCCAAAAACCCCAATGACAATGACCATGTGGAGGCCATATTTATGACGCTGGCTCACAAGCTTAAAAGTCACAAGCCATTAATGCTTAGTCAACCCCCAGATCGCGATCAAATACATATAAAGCCTGAACCAAAACCTGCCATGACCTGCTGGTGTTAA